A single region of the Paraburkholderia sp. SOS3 genome encodes:
- a CDS encoding rod shape-determining protein, whose product MARSMPQASLNRSSLFGRLFHYSVAVDLGTANTLIYTDDGGIVVNQPSVVCFQKQMSTEGRRRVAAVGAEAKQMLGRAPGNLEPVRPMRHGVIANFPAAEHMIRQFVDMAKPRPFFARRAAFTICVPAGATQVERRAIREAAVAAGAWKVNLIEESLASAVGAGLPVSEATGSMVVDIGGGTTEIGVIALGGIAYSGSIRVGGDQLDQAIVNYVRTMYGVVLGEQTAEHVKKTIGSALRDVPQEKMFATGRSVDDGLPRTIEISTQDVADAIAVPLRQVLVAVKGALENAPPELVTDIAHAGIVLTGGGALLGHLTGYLAGELGLTVRVADEPLTCAVRGAGAVAEAGLVDAYVYE is encoded by the coding sequence ATGGCGCGATCGATGCCGCAAGCTTCGCTGAACCGCTCTTCGCTTTTCGGACGCTTGTTCCACTATTCCGTCGCCGTCGACCTCGGCACGGCCAACACCCTGATCTATACCGATGACGGCGGCATCGTCGTCAACCAGCCTTCGGTCGTCTGCTTCCAGAAGCAGATGTCGACCGAAGGCCGCAGACGCGTCGCGGCAGTCGGCGCCGAAGCGAAGCAGATGCTCGGGCGCGCGCCGGGCAACCTCGAACCGGTGCGGCCAATGCGGCACGGCGTGATCGCGAATTTCCCGGCCGCCGAGCACATGATCCGGCAATTCGTCGACATGGCGAAGCCGCGGCCGTTCTTCGCGCGCCGCGCGGCCTTCACGATCTGCGTACCGGCCGGCGCGACCCAGGTCGAGCGGCGCGCGATCCGCGAAGCGGCGGTCGCGGCGGGCGCGTGGAAGGTCAACCTGATCGAAGAATCGCTTGCATCGGCGGTCGGCGCGGGGTTGCCGGTGTCTGAGGCGACCGGCTCGATGGTCGTCGATATCGGCGGCGGCACGACCGAAATCGGCGTGATCGCGCTCGGCGGCATCGCGTATAGCGGATCGATCCGCGTCGGCGGCGATCAGCTCGACCAGGCCATCGTCAACTATGTGCGCACGATGTATGGCGTCGTGCTTGGCGAACAGACTGCCGAACACGTGAAAAAGACGATCGGCTCGGCGTTGCGCGATGTGCCGCAGGAAAAGATGTTCGCGACGGGCCGCAGCGTCGACGACGGCCTGCCGCGCACGATCGAGATCAGCACGCAGGATGTCGCCGATGCGATCGCGGTGCCGCTGCGCCAGGTGCTCGTCGCAGTGAAAGGGGCACTCGAAAATGCGCCGCCCGAACTCGTTACCGACATCGCGCATGCCGGCATCGTGCTGACGGGCGGCGGTGCACTGCTTGGGCATCTGACCGGCTATCTCGCGGGCGAACTGGGTCTTACCGTGCGGGTCGCCGACGAGCCGCTGACGTGCGCGGTGCGCGGCGCGGGCGCGGTAGCGGAAGCGGGACTCGTCGACGCCTACGTGTACGAATAA
- a CDS encoding AraC family transcriptional regulator: protein MDAIEANLAQRPVFVLAERHDALDKPWNAEHRAQFVQVSEGVLTVCTDGGLWVVPPHHAVWLLPGAPHRATSLTPVVTRTLYADADAVPVPAQNVVVSVDPLVDELLLAAAQSGDDYPPDGPEARLIDVIVDRLPLLAVAPLSLHYPRDRRILRIAEALSAHPAQSGVLEELAAGAGVTARTAARLFVKETGLTFGQWRQQLRLLVALERLGAGASVTRVALDVGYNDVSSFIAVFKDSLGETPARYFR from the coding sequence ATGGACGCCATCGAAGCGAACCTCGCGCAGCGCCCCGTTTTCGTGCTCGCCGAGCGGCACGACGCGCTGGACAAGCCGTGGAACGCGGAGCACCGCGCGCAGTTCGTGCAGGTCAGCGAAGGGGTGCTGACCGTGTGCACCGACGGCGGACTGTGGGTCGTGCCGCCGCATCACGCGGTGTGGCTGCTGCCGGGCGCGCCGCATCGCGCGACGTCGCTGACTCCGGTCGTGACCCGCACGCTGTATGCGGATGCCGATGCCGTGCCCGTGCCGGCGCAAAACGTCGTCGTGTCGGTCGACCCGCTGGTCGACGAATTGCTGCTCGCGGCCGCCCAATCCGGCGATGACTATCCGCCCGACGGCCCCGAGGCGCGCCTGATCGATGTGATCGTCGACCGTCTGCCGTTGCTCGCGGTCGCGCCGCTGTCGTTGCATTACCCTCGCGACCGGCGAATTCTGCGCATTGCCGAAGCGTTGAGCGCGCATCCGGCTCAATCGGGCGTGCTCGAAGAGCTCGCGGCAGGCGCCGGCGTGACCGCGCGCACGGCCGCGCGGCTCTTCGTCAAGGAAACCGGACTGACATTCGGCCAATGGCGGCAGCAACTGCGTTTGCTGGTTGCGCTCGAGCGGCTCGGCGCCGGGGCGAGCGTAACGCGCGTGGCGCTCGACGTCGGGTACAACGACGTGTCGTCGTTTATCGCGGTGTTCAAGGATTCGCTTGGCGAAACGCCTGCGCGATATTTCCGCTAA
- a CDS encoding PadR family transcriptional regulator, which translates to MRDHRQFHISSNSRYPSRPGLADAFSLHRLWHAWHAIGRHHHGRGGRFSGGGPGFGGFGDETDGFPRGRKFTSDDLQLLLLALIGERPSHGYELIKALDARSNGFYSPSPGMVYPALTYLEELGYVTVQMEGNRKRYELADAGRSYLAANRERADLMLAKLSHIARKMDMVRRAFSGEAGDSAGTEAGGDEFGGVRGAAWLPEFIEARRALKHALLLRDNASPDEQRRIAAILARATAEIEGKTRGGGDKA; encoded by the coding sequence ATGCGCGATCACCGGCAGTTTCATATCTCGTCCAACAGCCGCTATCCGAGCCGTCCTGGTTTGGCCGACGCATTCTCGCTGCACCGCCTGTGGCATGCGTGGCATGCCATCGGCCGCCATCACCACGGTCGCGGCGGCCGCTTTTCGGGCGGCGGCCCGGGTTTCGGCGGCTTCGGCGACGAAACCGACGGCTTCCCGCGCGGACGCAAGTTCACGTCCGACGATCTGCAACTGCTATTGCTCGCGTTGATCGGCGAGCGGCCCAGTCACGGCTATGAACTGATCAAGGCGCTCGACGCGCGCTCGAACGGCTTCTACTCGCCGAGCCCGGGCATGGTGTACCCGGCGCTCACCTACCTCGAGGAACTCGGCTACGTCACCGTGCAGATGGAAGGCAACCGCAAGCGCTACGAACTGGCCGATGCGGGCCGCAGCTATCTGGCCGCGAACCGCGAACGCGCCGACCTGATGCTCGCGAAGCTCAGTCATATCGCCCGCAAGATGGACATGGTGCGGCGCGCGTTCTCCGGCGAGGCGGGCGATAGCGCAGGTACCGAAGCCGGCGGCGATGAATTCGGCGGCGTTCGCGGCGCGGCCTGGCTGCCCGAATTCATCGAGGCGCGCCGTGCACTGAAACACGCGCTGCTCCTGCGCGACAACGCATCGCCCGACGAGCAGCGCCGCATTGCCGCCATCCTCGCGCGCGCAACGGCCGAGATCGAAGGCAAAACCAGGGGCGGCGGCGATAAGGCCTGA
- a CDS encoding siderophore-interacting protein, translating into MHDRSDLAVTRVRHPLKFRLLQVKHVRHLTPHLTRVTLTGDDLHDFESASFDDHVKVFFPAPGAEKPSLPQTGPDGPVFAADEPRPVARDFTPRRYDRAARELDLEFALHEAGPAAEWAAQAQAGQYLGVGGPRGSLVIPTGFDWHLLIGDDTALPAIARRLEELPAGTRVAAIIEVSDPSARIEFSTASDLYNVWCYRSDSKSRGEALLQAVRETWMPDGEGYVWAAGEAATMRAVRYHLVNERGIDKSRIRAASYWKQGAVAVHEALDD; encoded by the coding sequence ATGCACGATCGCTCCGATCTTGCGGTGACGCGTGTGCGTCATCCACTGAAGTTCCGACTGCTGCAAGTCAAGCATGTGCGGCACCTCACGCCGCATCTGACCCGCGTCACGCTGACCGGCGACGACCTGCACGACTTCGAGTCGGCTTCGTTCGACGACCATGTCAAAGTCTTTTTCCCGGCCCCCGGCGCGGAAAAGCCGTCGCTGCCGCAAACAGGTCCGGACGGACCCGTGTTCGCTGCCGACGAACCGCGCCCCGTGGCACGCGATTTCACGCCGCGCCGCTACGACCGCGCCGCGCGCGAGCTCGATCTCGAGTTCGCCTTGCACGAAGCAGGGCCCGCCGCCGAGTGGGCGGCGCAGGCACAGGCCGGCCAGTATCTCGGCGTCGGCGGCCCGCGCGGCTCGCTGGTCATTCCAACCGGGTTCGACTGGCATCTGCTGATCGGTGACGATACGGCGCTGCCCGCCATTGCGCGTCGACTCGAAGAGTTACCGGCAGGCACGCGCGTCGCGGCAATCATCGAAGTCAGCGATCCGTCCGCGCGCATCGAATTTTCGACTGCATCGGATCTGTATAACGTGTGGTGCTATCGCAGCGACTCGAAGTCGCGCGGCGAAGCGCTGCTGCAGGCTGTCCGCGAAACGTGGATGCCCGACGGCGAAGGCTATGTCTGGGCAGCCGGCGAAGCGGCGACAATGCGCGCGGTGCGCTACCACCTCGTCAACGAGCGCGGCATCGACAAGTCGCGAATTCGCGCAGCGAGCTATTGGAAACAGGGCGCCGTTGCAGTACACGAAGCGCTCGACGATTGA
- a CDS encoding short-chain fatty acid transporter, whose protein sequence is MDARQPAPTTPSQPERRNIVSVLVYLFERVMPDPFVLSIGLTLVVIVLSMLFAPKADIPHVLSSWYGGAFGILGFALQMILILATGFAIADAPVVQRALRSLASRVQTPTKAALVVFPIVAVAAWLNWGFGLVVGALLAREIARRVDVDFAWLVAGSYSAWSICNSGLSSSIALSQASHGNALNLVEKATGQVVPLTQTVFAPFVFVPTVAVVVVMTFIFIRMHPRDAKITTLRDEAAAPADDPHARNADDGSLAARLEQSMLGTLLLLAMGVGYIAMQWHEKGFELDINTTILIFLLAGLALQRTPIAYADAIRRAARQTGSMLLQYPMYGGIMGIMSGTGLASVIAKTFVAVATPTTLALWSYLSSLIITLLIPSAGGHWAVQGPFVLPAALSLHAPVARTAMGVAMAENVSNMLQPFWAVPVVAIAGIRIQRVMGYTAVTFFVSLVIYAVSLWLVP, encoded by the coding sequence ATGGACGCGAGACAGCCTGCTCCCACAACCCCATCGCAACCGGAACGCCGCAACATCGTAAGCGTGCTCGTCTATCTGTTCGAGCGTGTGATGCCCGACCCGTTCGTACTGTCGATCGGGCTCACGCTCGTCGTGATCGTGTTGTCGATGCTGTTCGCGCCGAAAGCCGACATTCCGCACGTGCTCAGTTCATGGTATGGCGGCGCCTTCGGCATTCTCGGCTTCGCGCTGCAGATGATCCTGATTCTCGCGACCGGCTTTGCGATCGCCGATGCGCCGGTCGTGCAGCGCGCGCTGCGCTCGCTCGCCTCGCGCGTGCAGACGCCGACCAAAGCGGCACTCGTCGTGTTTCCGATCGTCGCGGTTGCGGCATGGCTGAACTGGGGGTTTGGACTCGTGGTCGGCGCGCTGCTCGCGCGCGAGATCGCGAGGCGCGTCGATGTCGATTTCGCGTGGCTCGTCGCGGGCAGCTATTCCGCGTGGTCGATCTGCAATAGCGGGCTGTCGAGTTCGATTGCGCTGTCGCAGGCTTCGCACGGCAACGCGCTGAATCTCGTCGAAAAAGCGACGGGCCAGGTCGTGCCGCTCACGCAAACGGTGTTCGCGCCGTTCGTGTTTGTGCCGACGGTCGCGGTCGTCGTCGTGATGACGTTTATCTTCATCAGGATGCATCCGCGCGATGCGAAGATCACGACGCTGCGCGACGAAGCCGCCGCCCCCGCCGACGATCCGCACGCACGCAACGCCGACGACGGCTCGCTTGCCGCGCGACTCGAACAGTCGATGCTCGGCACGCTGCTGCTGCTCGCCATGGGCGTCGGCTATATCGCGATGCAGTGGCACGAGAAGGGCTTTGAGCTCGACATCAACACGACCATTCTGATCTTTCTGCTCGCCGGTCTCGCGCTGCAGCGCACGCCGATCGCTTACGCCGATGCGATTCGCCGCGCGGCGCGCCAGACCGGCTCGATGCTGCTCCAATATCCGATGTACGGCGGCATCATGGGCATCATGAGCGGCACGGGCCTCGCATCGGTCATCGCCAAGACGTTCGTAGCGGTCGCGACGCCGACCACGCTCGCGCTGTGGAGCTATCTGAGCTCGCTCATCATCACGTTGCTGATTCCGAGCGCAGGCGGTCATTGGGCCGTGCAGGGGCCGTTCGTTCTGCCGGCTGCATTGAGCCTGCATGCGCCGGTCGCGCGCACCGCGATGGGCGTCGCGATGGCGGAGAACGTGTCGAACATGCTGCAGCCGTTCTGGGCCGTGCCGGTCGTCGCGATTGCCGGCATCCGGATTCAGCGCGTGATGGGCTATACCGCGGTGACGTTTTTCGTGTCGCTGGTCATTTACGCGGTGTCGTTGTGGCTCGTGCCGTGA
- the mmsB gene encoding 3-hydroxyisobutyrate dehydrogenase: MKIGFVGLGNMGAPMARNLLNAGHVLQVFDVSAPAVQALVDAGAQAAASPKAASTGAQCVITMLPAAAHVKSVLTGDDGILAGIARGVTIVDSSTIDPASVKAFAALAQQQGNAFVDAPVSGGTGGAAAGTLTFMVGGSAQAYECVKPVLSAMGRNIVHCGDTGTGQVAKICNNLVLGITMAGVAEGMALGAALGIDPKVLDGIMNTSTGRCWSSDTYNPFPGVVDTAPSSRGYTGGFGIDLMLKDLGLANDAAKLVRQPVFLGALAQQLYQAMSTNGAGKLDFSSVIRLYRRDDDTA, encoded by the coding sequence ATGAAAATTGGTTTCGTAGGGCTCGGCAACATGGGTGCGCCGATGGCGCGCAATCTGCTGAATGCGGGTCACGTTCTGCAGGTGTTCGACGTCAGCGCGCCGGCCGTGCAGGCACTCGTGGACGCGGGCGCGCAGGCGGCCGCGTCGCCCAAAGCGGCGTCGACCGGGGCGCAATGCGTGATCACGATGCTGCCGGCCGCCGCGCACGTCAAGAGCGTACTGACCGGCGACGACGGCATTCTCGCCGGCATCGCACGCGGCGTAACGATCGTCGATTCGAGCACGATCGATCCGGCGAGCGTGAAGGCGTTCGCGGCGCTTGCGCAGCAGCAGGGCAACGCATTCGTCGATGCACCGGTCTCGGGCGGCACGGGCGGCGCTGCGGCAGGCACGCTGACCTTCATGGTCGGCGGCAGTGCGCAAGCCTACGAATGTGTGAAGCCGGTGTTGTCGGCGATGGGCCGCAACATCGTGCATTGCGGGGACACGGGCACAGGGCAGGTTGCGAAGATCTGCAATAACCTCGTGCTCGGCATCACGATGGCGGGCGTGGCGGAGGGCATGGCGCTAGGCGCTGCGCTCGGCATCGATCCGAAGGTGCTGGACGGCATCATGAATACGTCGACGGGGCGCTGCTGGAGTTCCGATACGTACAATCCGTTTCCGGGCGTGGTCGACACCGCGCCGTCGTCGCGCGGCTATACGGGCGGCTTCGGCATCGATCTGATGCTCAAAGATCTCGGTCTCGCGAACGACGCCGCGAAGCTCGTGCGGCAACCGGTCTTTCTTGGCGCGCTCGCACAGCAGCTGTATCAGGCGATGAGCACGAACGGTGCGGGCAAGCTCGATTTCTCGTCGGTGATCAGGCTGTACCGGCGCGACGACGATACGGCCTGA
- a CDS encoding AMP-binding protein codes for MTAADSFLEARDLLLRHRTDYERAYREFRWPVLDDFNWALDYFDVIARGNERPALWIVDDTEGRGLTLSYAQMAERSNRVANFLRGLGVGRGDRLLLMLPNRVELWDTMLAAMKLGAIVLPATTQLSADDVRDRVQLGGATVAIVDGAELAKFDALDVPLTRVCVGAPRDGWTDIAAAYQASSSFAPDGRTRASDPMLLYFTSGTTSKPKLVEHTHASYPVGHLSTMYWIGLQPGDIHWNISSPGWAKHAWSCFFAPWNAQACVFVYNFARFVPKDTLTVLVRCNVTTLCAPPTVWRMLVQEPLASYPVKLREIVGAGEPLNPEIIERVRHAWNITIRDGYGQTETTCQVGNSPGQPVVPGSMGRPLPGYRVELVDADDQPVAEGEIALPLSASPLGLMTGYANNEAANANAMRNGYYHTSDVAFRRDDGYLVYVGRSDDVFKSSDYRLSPFEIESVLIEHEAIAEAAVVPSPDALRASVPKAFVTVRQGFDASPEVARDVFRFAREKLAPYKRIRRLQFSELPKTISGKIRRVELRCRELDRSAEPARMPGEYWEEDFPDLR; via the coding sequence ATGACAGCAGCCGACAGCTTTCTGGAAGCGCGCGATCTGTTGTTGCGCCATCGCACCGACTACGAGCGCGCCTATCGCGAGTTCCGCTGGCCGGTTCTCGACGACTTCAACTGGGCGCTCGACTACTTCGACGTTATCGCGCGCGGCAATGAGCGCCCGGCACTGTGGATCGTCGACGACACCGAGGGCCGCGGCCTCACGCTTTCGTATGCGCAGATGGCGGAGCGGTCGAATCGCGTGGCGAACTTTCTGCGCGGCCTCGGCGTCGGCCGCGGCGACCGTCTGCTGCTGATGCTGCCGAATCGCGTCGAGCTATGGGACACGATGCTCGCCGCGATGAAGCTCGGCGCGATCGTGCTGCCGGCCACCACCCAGCTATCGGCCGACGATGTGCGCGATCGCGTGCAACTGGGCGGCGCGACCGTCGCGATTGTCGATGGCGCGGAACTCGCGAAATTCGATGCGCTCGACGTGCCGCTCACGCGTGTCTGCGTGGGGGCGCCGCGCGACGGCTGGACCGATATAGCCGCCGCTTACCAGGCGTCATCATCGTTCGCGCCCGATGGCCGCACGCGCGCGAGCGATCCGATGCTGCTGTATTTCACGTCCGGTACCACATCGAAGCCGAAGCTCGTCGAACACACGCATGCGAGCTATCCGGTCGGGCATCTGTCGACCATGTACTGGATCGGTCTGCAGCCGGGCGATATTCACTGGAATATCAGTTCGCCAGGCTGGGCGAAGCATGCGTGGAGCTGTTTCTTTGCGCCGTGGAATGCGCAGGCGTGCGTGTTCGTCTACAACTTCGCGCGCTTCGTGCCGAAAGACACGCTAACGGTCCTCGTGCGCTGCAATGTGACGACGCTGTGCGCGCCGCCCACCGTGTGGCGCATGCTCGTGCAGGAGCCGCTTGCTTCGTATCCGGTGAAGTTGCGCGAGATTGTCGGCGCGGGCGAGCCGCTGAATCCGGAAATCATCGAGCGCGTGCGCCACGCGTGGAACATCACGATACGCGATGGCTACGGCCAGACGGAGACGACGTGTCAGGTCGGTAACTCGCCGGGGCAGCCGGTGGTACCCGGTTCGATGGGACGGCCGCTGCCTGGTTATCGGGTCGAACTCGTCGATGCGGACGATCAGCCCGTTGCGGAGGGCGAAATCGCGCTGCCGCTTTCGGCGAGCCCGCTCGGCTTGATGACCGGCTACGCGAACAACGAAGCGGCAAATGCGAACGCGATGCGCAACGGCTACTACCACACGTCCGATGTTGCATTCAGGCGCGACGACGGCTACCTCGTCTACGTCGGCCGGTCTGACGACGTGTTCAAGTCGTCCGATTACCGGCTGAGCCCGTTCGAGATCGAAAGTGTGCTGATCGAGCATGAGGCCATTGCCGAAGCGGCAGTGGTGCCGAGCCCCGATGCGCTGCGTGCGTCGGTGCCGAAGGCGTTCGTCACCGTGCGTCAGGGCTTCGACGCGAGCCCCGAAGTGGCACGCGACGTGTTTCGTTTTGCCCGCGAGAAGCTCGCGCCGTACAAGCGGATTCGCCGCCTGCAATTCAGCGAACTGCCGAAGACGATCTCGGGAAAGATTCGCCGCGTCGAGCTGCGTTGTCGCGAGCTCGATCGCTCCGCGGAGCCGGCGCGCATGCCCGGCGAGTATTGGGAAGAGGACTTTCCCGATTTGCGCTGA
- a CDS encoding NfeD family protein, with product MRIYPFLPYRHPGPTSGRRIACGAARVAGATMHRTPRGLHLRAAAVRMLLLATASMAFAIFTGQSPTGFGMAAAHAAETSDNRAAAATPHVIVIPVSGAIGPASADFIVRGLARAAHEHAALAVLQLDTPGGLDTSMRQIIKAMLGSPVPVASYIAPGGARAASAGTYIVYASQIAAMAPGTNLGAATPVQIGMGGSDAPKPGAGPALPGLAPDSKPGGGPSAASSASAAAAPSPALDTQSTEIRKQVQDASAYIRGLAQLRGRNADWAERAVREAVSLSAREALEQKVVDVVARDLPDLLRQVDGRTVTTADGDHRLAVAHADVITLEPDWRSRFLAVITDPNVALILLMIGMYGLFFEFANPGFVLPGVVGTISLLVGLFALQLLPVNYVGLGLIFLGLAFLIAEAFLPTFGSLGFGGVVAFAIGALMLIDTDVPGFGIPLPMIAGVTLFGALFVFTVSSVALRARRQPVVTGSEAMIGSIGVVLDDGLVPGYNAGDGGGVNRGTGWARVHGERWRVESSELLPAGHTVRVTGRRGLTLTVVPAGAASQQGERR from the coding sequence ATGAGAATCTACCCGTTTCTCCCGTACCGGCACCCCGGCCCGACGTCCGGACGCCGCATCGCATGCGGCGCGGCGCGGGTGGCGGGCGCGACGATGCACCGCACGCCACGCGGCCTGCACCTGCGTGCGGCTGCGGTGCGAATGCTGCTGCTGGCCACCGCTTCGATGGCCTTCGCTATCTTCACGGGCCAAAGCCCAACCGGTTTCGGCATGGCGGCGGCCCATGCCGCCGAAACCAGCGACAATCGCGCCGCCGCTGCGACGCCGCACGTGATCGTGATTCCGGTCAGCGGCGCAATCGGCCCGGCGAGTGCGGACTTCATCGTGCGCGGGCTCGCGCGCGCCGCGCACGAGCATGCGGCCCTGGCGGTGCTGCAGCTCGACACGCCCGGCGGGCTCGACACGTCGATGCGACAGATCATCAAGGCGATGCTCGGCTCGCCGGTGCCCGTCGCCAGCTATATCGCCCCGGGCGGCGCGCGCGCCGCGAGTGCCGGCACTTATATCGTCTATGCAAGCCAGATCGCCGCCATGGCGCCGGGCACGAATCTCGGCGCCGCGACGCCGGTGCAGATCGGCATGGGCGGCTCCGACGCGCCGAAACCGGGCGCGGGCCCGGCGCTGCCCGGCCTCGCGCCGGACAGCAAGCCCGGCGGTGGGCCTTCCGCGGCTTCGTCCGCCTCCGCTGCAGCCGCCCCATCGCCCGCGCTCGATACGCAATCGACCGAAATCCGCAAGCAGGTGCAGGATGCGTCCGCCTACATTCGCGGTCTCGCCCAACTGCGCGGGCGCAACGCGGACTGGGCCGAGCGGGCGGTGCGCGAAGCCGTAAGCCTGTCGGCACGCGAAGCGCTCGAACAGAAGGTCGTCGACGTCGTCGCCCGCGACCTTCCCGATCTGTTGCGGCAGGTGGATGGCCGAACCGTCACCACCGCCGACGGAGACCATCGCCTCGCCGTCGCGCACGCCGACGTGATTACGCTCGAGCCGGACTGGCGCAGCCGGTTCCTCGCGGTGATCACCGATCCGAACGTGGCGCTGATTCTGCTGATGATCGGCATGTACGGCCTCTTCTTCGAGTTCGCGAATCCGGGTTTCGTGCTGCCGGGCGTGGTCGGCACGATCAGCCTGCTGGTCGGCCTCTTCGCGCTGCAATTGCTGCCTGTCAACTATGTGGGACTCGGCCTGATTTTCCTCGGCCTCGCTTTCCTGATCGCCGAGGCCTTTTTGCCGACGTTCGGTTCGCTCGGCTTCGGCGGCGTCGTCGCGTTTGCGATCGGCGCACTGATGCTGATCGATACCGATGTGCCCGGCTTCGGCATTCCGCTGCCGATGATCGCCGGGGTCACGCTGTTCGGCGCGCTGTTCGTGTTCACCGTGTCGAGCGTCGCGCTGCGTGCGCGGCGGCAGCCGGTCGTGACGGGCTCCGAAGCGATGATCGGCAGCATCGGCGTGGTGCTCGACGACGGTCTCGTGCCGGGCTATAACGCCGGCGACGGCGGCGGCGTCAACCGCGGCACCGGCTGGGCACGCGTGCATGGCGAACGCTGGCGCGTCGAGAGCAGCGAGCTGCTGCCCGCGGGCCACACGGTACGCGTGACCGGCCGCCGCGGACTTACGCTGACAGTCGTGCCGGCCGGTGCGGCATCACAACAGGGAGAACGCAGATGA
- a CDS encoding slipin family protein produces MIGFTFGFGSILIVVVALLIASSIRIFREYERGVVFMLGRFWKVKGPGLVLIIPVVQQVVRMDLRTIVFDVPPQDVITRDNVSVKVNAVVYFRVVDPERAVIQVARYLEATSQLAQTTLRAVLGKHELDELLSEREQLNADIQKVLDAQTDAWGIKVSTVEIKHVDINETMIRAIARQAEAERERRAKVIHAEGELQASEKLLNAARMLAQQPQAMQLRYLQTLTTIAADKNSTIVFPLPIDVITAVLDRMGKPTQM; encoded by the coding sequence ATGATCGGTTTCACGTTCGGTTTCGGCAGCATTCTGATTGTGGTCGTGGCACTGCTGATCGCATCGTCGATCCGCATTTTTCGCGAGTACGAACGCGGCGTCGTGTTCATGCTCGGGCGCTTCTGGAAGGTCAAGGGACCGGGACTCGTGCTGATCATTCCGGTCGTGCAGCAGGTCGTGCGGATGGATCTGCGCACGATCGTATTCGACGTGCCGCCGCAGGACGTCATTACGCGCGACAACGTTTCGGTCAAGGTGAATGCGGTGGTCTACTTTCGCGTCGTCGATCCGGAGCGCGCGGTCATCCAGGTCGCGCGCTACCTCGAAGCCACGAGCCAGCTCGCGCAAACCACGCTGCGCGCGGTGCTCGGCAAGCACGAACTCGACGAACTGCTATCCGAGCGCGAGCAACTGAACGCCGACATCCAGAAGGTGCTCGATGCGCAGACCGACGCCTGGGGCATCAAGGTATCGACGGTCGAAATCAAGCACGTGGACATCAACGAAACGATGATCCGTGCGATCGCGCGGCAAGCGGAGGCGGAACGCGAACGGCGCGCAAAGGTCATTCACGCCGAAGGCGAACTGCAAGCATCGGAGAAGCTGCTCAATGCAGCACGGATGCTTGCGCAGCAGCCGCAGGCGATGCAACTGCGGTATCTGCAAACGCTCACGACCATCGCCGCGGACAAGAATTCGACGATCGTGTTTCCGCTGCCGATCGACGTGATCACCGCCGTGCTGGACCGGATGGGCAAGCCCACGCAAATGTGA
- a CDS encoding DUF4148 domain-containing protein — protein sequence MKRIPRRVLCVIAGVLCSTYAFSDTPTAGYDPSAPKTRAQVIADFAEWRAAGYDPDDWIDYPENAIAAGRIVAARRAAQAANPSPQ from the coding sequence ATGAAACGCATTCCTCGTAGGGTTCTTTGTGTGATCGCCGGCGTCTTGTGCTCGACCTATGCCTTTTCGGATACGCCCACGGCCGGGTATGATCCGTCGGCGCCGAAAACGCGCGCGCAAGTGATCGCCGATTTTGCCGAATGGCGCGCGGCAGGCTACGATCCGGACGACTGGATCGATTATCCGGAGAACGCCATCGCCGCAGGCAGGATCGTGGCCGCGCGCCGCGCGGCGCAAGCGGCGAATCCGTCGCCGCAGTAA